A stretch of Apis cerana isolate GH-2021 linkage group LG1, AcerK_1.0, whole genome shotgun sequence DNA encodes these proteins:
- the LOC108002063 gene encoding transcription factor GAGA isoform X4, which produces MGSSGQLYSLSWGEFSSSLASAVQLLRGHGDLVDVTLAAGGRSFPAHKIVLCAASPFLLDLLKSTPCQHPVVMLAGIGADDLESLLEFVYRGEVSVEPSQLPSLLQAAHCLCIHGLTPPTILTENGEEVPVSAIPTANEALSKESITPYFPLKRRKKRRKSSSSSGKWPRNINTTDNENRAIDGSDNSRSTNYDHKDEDNTEHGDDTAANDRLEYSNHRSCHSPRAQEAQPVSTENSQAGTHQDQISDNESHLHTLMPMQPYSPLHIPQFPGPLNMGFPPGIPLPLVTQGTTAGTASCGFTGNMNLSKIRGASDCPGVCPLCGATLRQARNLRRHLLSSCKYRFSSNPVQSSPADTMMIEVKPEVELSGYNEHSMTYGTDSGSSTCEQIICKPSPLPSPTSQGPNVVSPQSNVSSPTIAR; this is translated from the exons ATGGGAAGCAGTGGTCAATTGTATAGTTTATCCTGGGGAGAATTTAGTTCATCATTGGCTTCTGCAGTACAATTATTAAGAGGTCATGGAGATTTAGTTGATGTTACATTAGCTGCTGGTGGACGCAGTTTTCCTGCTCATAAGATAGTACTTTGTGCAGCTAGTCCttttttattggatttattaaag agcACACCATGTCAACATCCAGTAGTTATGTTAGCTGGCATAGGAGCAGATGATTTGGAATCATTATTGGAATTTGTATATCGTGGTGAAGTAAGTGTGGAACCTTCTCAATTACCTTCACTACTTCAAGCTGCTCATTGCCTTTGTATTCATGGATTAACACCACCTACTATATTGACTGAA aatgGAGAAGAGGTACCTGTATCAGCAATACCAACAGCAAATGAAGCTTTATCAAAAGAATCAATTACTCCCtattttccattaaaacgcaggaaaaagagaagaaaatcatCTTCATCTTCTGGAAAATGGCCACGTAATATTAATACTACTGATAATGAAAATAGGGCTATAGATGGAAGTGATAATAGTCGATCAACCAATTATGATCACAAAGATGAAGATAATACAGAACATGGAGATGACACAG CAGCGAACGATCGGTTGGAATATTCGAATCATCGGAGTTGTCACTCGCCACGTGCTCAAGAAGCGCAGCCGGTGTCAACAGAAAATTCTCAAGCAGGAACGCATCAGGATCAAATATCGGACAATGAATCGCATCTTCACACTTTAATGCCAATGCAGCCATATTCTCCATTACATATACCGCAATTTCCCGGTCCTCTAAATATGGGCTTTCCTCCTGGAATACCGCTCCCACTAGTTACTCAGGGTACAACTGCTGGAACAGCGTCTTGTGGATTTACAGGCAATATGAATTTGTCTAAAATACGTGGTGCATCCGACTGTCCAGGCGTTTGTCCACTATGTGGTGCAACGTTACGACAAGCGAGAAATTTACGTAGACATCTATTATCGTCTTGCAAATATCGATTTAGTAGTAATCCGGTCCAAAGTTCCCCAGCTGATACAATGATGATAGAAGTAAAGCCTGAAGTCGAATTATCTGGTTATAACGAGCATTCTATGACGTATGGAACTGATAGTGGAAGTAGTACCTGTGAGCAAATAATTTGTAAGCCCAGTCCACTTCCTTCGCCAACATCACAGGGACCAAATGTTGTTTCTCCTCAAAGCAATGTTTCGTCTCCAACTATCGCTAGATga
- the LOC108002063 gene encoding transcription factor GAGA isoform X3 produces MDVCNIMYERKEQSILYASFPQINDLCCAICEIDFIEVRDSSAKSNFHWQTIKCRMGSSGQLYSLSWGEFSSSLASAVQLLRGHGDLVDVTLAAGGRSFPAHKIVLCAASPFLLDLLKSTPCQHPVVMLAGIGADDLESLLEFVYRGEVSVEPSQLPSLLQAAHCLCIHGLTPPTILTENGEEVPVSAIPTANEALSKESITPYFPLKRRKKRRKSSSSSGKWPRNINTTDNENRAIDGSDNSRSTNYDHKDEDNTEHGDDTANDRLEYSNHRSCHSPRAQEAQPVSTENSQAGTHQDQISDNESHLHTLMPMQPYSPLHIPQFPGPLNMGFPPGIPLPLVTQGTTAGTASCGFTGNMNLSKIRGASDCPGVCPLCGATLRQARNLRRHLLSSCKYRFSSNPVQSSPADTMMIEVKPEVELSGYNEHSMTYGTDSGSSTCEQIICKPSPLPSPTSQGPNVVSPQSNVSSPTIAR; encoded by the exons atggaCGTTTGCAATATCAtgtatgaaagaaaagaacaatCGATTTTATATGCTTCATTTCCGCAAATAAATGATTTGTGTTGTGCAATTtgtgaaattgattttatcgaGGTTCGTGATTCATcagcaaaatcaaattttcactGGCAAACAATAAAATGTCG AATGGGAAGCAGTGGTCAATTGTATAGTTTATCCTGGGGAGAATTTAGTTCATCATTGGCTTCTGCAGTACAATTATTAAGAGGTCATGGAGATTTAGTTGATGTTACATTAGCTGCTGGTGGACGCAGTTTTCCTGCTCATAAGATAGTACTTTGTGCAGCTAGTCCttttttattggatttattaaag agcACACCATGTCAACATCCAGTAGTTATGTTAGCTGGCATAGGAGCAGATGATTTGGAATCATTATTGGAATTTGTATATCGTGGTGAAGTAAGTGTGGAACCTTCTCAATTACCTTCACTACTTCAAGCTGCTCATTGCCTTTGTATTCATGGATTAACACCACCTACTATATTGACTGAA aatgGAGAAGAGGTACCTGTATCAGCAATACCAACAGCAAATGAAGCTTTATCAAAAGAATCAATTACTCCCtattttccattaaaacgcaggaaaaagagaagaaaatcatCTTCATCTTCTGGAAAATGGCCACGTAATATTAATACTACTGATAATGAAAATAGGGCTATAGATGGAAGTGATAATAGTCGATCAACCAATTATGATCACAAAGATGAAGATAATACAGAACATGGAGATGACACAG CGAACGATCGGTTGGAATATTCGAATCATCGGAGTTGTCACTCGCCACGTGCTCAAGAAGCGCAGCCGGTGTCAACAGAAAATTCTCAAGCAGGAACGCATCAGGATCAAATATCGGACAATGAATCGCATCTTCACACTTTAATGCCAATGCAGCCATATTCTCCATTACATATACCGCAATTTCCCGGTCCTCTAAATATGGGCTTTCCTCCTGGAATACCGCTCCCACTAGTTACTCAGGGTACAACTGCTGGAACAGCGTCTTGTGGATTTACAGGCAATATGAATTTGTCTAAAATACGTGGTGCATCCGACTGTCCAGGCGTTTGTCCACTATGTGGTGCAACGTTACGACAAGCGAGAAATTTACGTAGACATCTATTATCGTCTTGCAAATATCGATTTAGTAGTAATCCGGTCCAAAGTTCCCCAGCTGATACAATGATGATAGAAGTAAAGCCTGAAGTCGAATTATCTGGTTATAACGAGCATTCTATGACGTATGGAACTGATAGTGGAAGTAGTACCTGTGAGCAAATAATTTGTAAGCCCAGTCCACTTCCTTCGCCAACATCACAGGGACCAAATGTTGTTTCTCCTCAAAGCAATGTTTCGTCTCCAACTATCGCTAGATga
- the LOC108002063 gene encoding transcription factor GAGA isoform X2 → MDVCNIMYERKEQSILYASFPQINDLCCAICEIDFIEVRDSSAKSNFHWQTIKCRMGSSGQLYSLSWGEFSSSLASAVQLLRGHGDLVDVTLAAGGRSFPAHKIVLCAASPFLLDLLKSTPCQHPVVMLAGIGADDLESLLEFVYRGEVSVEPSQLPSLLQAAHCLCIHGLTPPTILTENGEEVPVSAIPTANEALSKESITPYFPLKRRKKRRKSSSSSGKWPRNINTTDNENRAIDGSDNSRSTNYDHKDEDNTEHGDDTAANDRLEYSNHRSCHSPRAQEAQPVSTENSQAGTHQDQISDNESHLHTLMPMQPYSPLHIPQFPGPLNMGFPPGIPLPLVTQGTTAGTASCGFTGNMNLSKIRGASDCPGVCPLCGATLRQARNLRRHLLSSCKYRFSSNPVQSSPADTMMIEVKPEVELSGYNEHSMTYGTDSGSSTCEQIICKPSPLPSPTSQGPNVVSPQSNVSSPTIAR, encoded by the exons atggaCGTTTGCAATATCAtgtatgaaagaaaagaacaatCGATTTTATATGCTTCATTTCCGCAAATAAATGATTTGTGTTGTGCAATTtgtgaaattgattttatcgaGGTTCGTGATTCATcagcaaaatcaaattttcactGGCAAACAATAAAATGTCG AATGGGAAGCAGTGGTCAATTGTATAGTTTATCCTGGGGAGAATTTAGTTCATCATTGGCTTCTGCAGTACAATTATTAAGAGGTCATGGAGATTTAGTTGATGTTACATTAGCTGCTGGTGGACGCAGTTTTCCTGCTCATAAGATAGTACTTTGTGCAGCTAGTCCttttttattggatttattaaag agcACACCATGTCAACATCCAGTAGTTATGTTAGCTGGCATAGGAGCAGATGATTTGGAATCATTATTGGAATTTGTATATCGTGGTGAAGTAAGTGTGGAACCTTCTCAATTACCTTCACTACTTCAAGCTGCTCATTGCCTTTGTATTCATGGATTAACACCACCTACTATATTGACTGAA aatgGAGAAGAGGTACCTGTATCAGCAATACCAACAGCAAATGAAGCTTTATCAAAAGAATCAATTACTCCCtattttccattaaaacgcaggaaaaagagaagaaaatcatCTTCATCTTCTGGAAAATGGCCACGTAATATTAATACTACTGATAATGAAAATAGGGCTATAGATGGAAGTGATAATAGTCGATCAACCAATTATGATCACAAAGATGAAGATAATACAGAACATGGAGATGACACAG CAGCGAACGATCGGTTGGAATATTCGAATCATCGGAGTTGTCACTCGCCACGTGCTCAAGAAGCGCAGCCGGTGTCAACAGAAAATTCTCAAGCAGGAACGCATCAGGATCAAATATCGGACAATGAATCGCATCTTCACACTTTAATGCCAATGCAGCCATATTCTCCATTACATATACCGCAATTTCCCGGTCCTCTAAATATGGGCTTTCCTCCTGGAATACCGCTCCCACTAGTTACTCAGGGTACAACTGCTGGAACAGCGTCTTGTGGATTTACAGGCAATATGAATTTGTCTAAAATACGTGGTGCATCCGACTGTCCAGGCGTTTGTCCACTATGTGGTGCAACGTTACGACAAGCGAGAAATTTACGTAGACATCTATTATCGTCTTGCAAATATCGATTTAGTAGTAATCCGGTCCAAAGTTCCCCAGCTGATACAATGATGATAGAAGTAAAGCCTGAAGTCGAATTATCTGGTTATAACGAGCATTCTATGACGTATGGAACTGATAGTGGAAGTAGTACCTGTGAGCAAATAATTTGTAAGCCCAGTCCACTTCCTTCGCCAACATCACAGGGACCAAATGTTGTTTCTCCTCAAAGCAATGTTTCGTCTCCAACTATCGCTAGATga
- the LOC114578084 gene encoding uncharacterized protein LOC114578084 isoform X1 yields the protein MFKENNFKIQINYEKKRNYYMQKTVEMEVIKALQKEEYTLNTVNSYGENLLHISAANDCLDIIKEIFRKYECHQIINRKNKFGWTPLMLAIRNRNIKTVKYLLQQNANINESTYLGMSIFGLAAAINKDMFDIVYEACPSALLNTLNDDITPLCIAAMKNDKNLFFKLIELGFDVSKSNEYTYIMMKQSIIPEIKNFAKNLDIEEYWNNNSDNIFIEDETDIPVSNTDYNIGKNLQNLLKLPPLNLTNHLETDQCALISPTLTCTFNKILPTSPNIYFTQNKYKIDESNVNTMHNTVDNQIISNKNEIVSIHLKNKTINELSLQRLQSIRPPDLDIQNEEEDLNTTLGYIPEFSPLRSPNVPSSINDENVFGEDTPTPPRYKTPPRGMILNSEEAKMFALLKHYGLNQHVSIFLQQEIDVDLFMTLTNEDLIEIGIENEADRKIILNVIADYKKSMV from the exons atgtttaaagaaaataattttaaaatacaaataaattatgagaaaaaaagaaattattatatgcaaaaaacTGTAGAAATGGAAGTCATAAAAGCATTACAAAAAGAag AATATACGCTAAATACGGTAAATAGTTATGGAgagaatttattacatattagtGCAGCAAATGATTgtcttgatattataaaagaaatttttcgaaaatacgaatgtcatcaaattattaatagaaaaaataaatttggttGGACACCATTAATGTTAGCAATtcgtaatagaaatattaaaactgtaaaatatcttttacagCAAAATgctaatataaatgaatcaaCTTATTTAG gTATGTCTATATTTGGATTAGCAGctgcaataaataaagatatgtttGATATTGTATATGAAGCATGTCCATCAGCATTATTAAATACTCTAAATGATGATATAACACCCCTTTGTATTGCAgctatgaaaaatgataaaaatttattttttaagttaatagAGTTAGGATTTGATGTTTCCAAAAGTa atgaatatacttatattatgaTGAAACAGTCAATAATacctgaaataaaaaattttgcaaaaaatcttgatatagaagaatattggaataataattcagataatatttttatagaagatGAAACAGATATTCCAGTATCTAACACTGATTATAATATTggcaaaaatttacaaaatcttttaaaacttcctccattaaatttaacaaatcacTTAGAAACTGACCAATGTGCTTTAATTTCACCAACTTTGACTTGtactttcaataaaatattacctaCTTCtccaaacatatattttacacaaaataaatacaaaattgatgAAAGCAATGTTAATACAATGCATAATACAGtagataatcaaataatttcaaacaaaaatgaaatagtatcaattcatttaaaaaacaaaactatAAACGAACTATCTTTGCAaag ATTACAGTCTATTCGGCCACCAGATTtagatattcaaaatgaagaagaagatctTAATACCACTCTTGGATATATACCTGAATTTAGCCCATTACGTTCACCAAATGTACCTTCAAgtataaatgatgaaaatgtaTTTGGAGAAGATACACCAACGCCACCACGTTACAAAACACCTCCAAgaggaatgattttaaattcagaAGAAGCAAAAATGTTTGCTTTATTGAAACATTATGGATTAAATCAACATGTGTCTATATTTCTTCAGCAAgaa attgatGTTGATTTGTTTATGACTTTAACTAATGAAGATTTAATTGAGATTGGTATAGAAAATGAAgctgatagaaaaattatattaaatgttatagcagactataaaaaatcaatggtataa
- the LOC114578084 gene encoding uncharacterized protein LOC114578084 isoform X2, with protein sequence MLAIRNRNIKTVKYLLQQNANINESTYLGMSIFGLAAAINKDMFDIVYEACPSALLNTLNDDITPLCIAAMKNDKNLFFKLIELGFDVSKSNEYTYIMMKQSIIPEIKNFAKNLDIEEYWNNNSDNIFIEDETDIPVSNTDYNIGKNLQNLLKLPPLNLTNHLETDQCALISPTLTCTFNKILPTSPNIYFTQNKYKIDESNVNTMHNTVDNQIISNKNEIVSIHLKNKTINELSLQRLQSIRPPDLDIQNEEEDLNTTLGYIPEFSPLRSPNVPSSINDENVFGEDTPTPPRYKTPPRGMILNSEEAKMFALLKHYGLNQHVSIFLQQEIDVDLFMTLTNEDLIEIGIENEADRKIILNVIADYKKSMV encoded by the exons ATGTTAGCAATtcgtaatagaaatattaaaactgtaaaatatcttttacagCAAAATgctaatataaatgaatcaaCTTATTTAG gTATGTCTATATTTGGATTAGCAGctgcaataaataaagatatgtttGATATTGTATATGAAGCATGTCCATCAGCATTATTAAATACTCTAAATGATGATATAACACCCCTTTGTATTGCAgctatgaaaaatgataaaaatttattttttaagttaatagAGTTAGGATTTGATGTTTCCAAAAGTa atgaatatacttatattatgaTGAAACAGTCAATAATacctgaaataaaaaattttgcaaaaaatcttgatatagaagaatattggaataataattcagataatatttttatagaagatGAAACAGATATTCCAGTATCTAACACTGATTATAATATTggcaaaaatttacaaaatcttttaaaacttcctccattaaatttaacaaatcacTTAGAAACTGACCAATGTGCTTTAATTTCACCAACTTTGACTTGtactttcaataaaatattacctaCTTCtccaaacatatattttacacaaaataaatacaaaattgatgAAAGCAATGTTAATACAATGCATAATACAGtagataatcaaataatttcaaacaaaaatgaaatagtatcaattcatttaaaaaacaaaactatAAACGAACTATCTTTGCAaag ATTACAGTCTATTCGGCCACCAGATTtagatattcaaaatgaagaagaagatctTAATACCACTCTTGGATATATACCTGAATTTAGCCCATTACGTTCACCAAATGTACCTTCAAgtataaatgatgaaaatgtaTTTGGAGAAGATACACCAACGCCACCACGTTACAAAACACCTCCAAgaggaatgattttaaattcagaAGAAGCAAAAATGTTTGCTTTATTGAAACATTATGGATTAAATCAACATGTGTCTATATTTCTTCAGCAAgaa attgatGTTGATTTGTTTATGACTTTAACTAATGAAGATTTAATTGAGATTGGTATAGAAAATGAAgctgatagaaaaattatattaaatgttatagcagactataaaaaatcaatggtataa
- the LOC108002063 gene encoding uncharacterized protein C18orf63 isoform X1: MDVCNIMYERKEQSILYASFPQINDLCCAICEIDFIEVRDSSAKSNFHWQTIKCRLLIHLISDIIASPVMGTEKFIFVIANKKFFETGKLLKILKNFKLVYQGLRSVTIELYKICLIYTIQTKIAPLWNKVGEYLVQGKDFYNFIQGTRALKLDILIEEKNISIKLHTEIIKIPYLKLEDYFPSSVISQFLADPKGYIDLSHYNPPFVYVLPSTKKGKLLSVSKELPARCVFKDYDQLRRHWKNMYGYSLSKNKNEILFYEIKFLIPKSNIFIYPNICIASGPLEIIPNKDKKSTITYFLADMLMKLPTVCGKQLQISEYTPFIPKSLNINLSSNVLLKDKKLDTYLKEKENITSQFEFSNKYADRLTKNTNVETSLTTQLTKIHQLNNIQFHENIKIDLINKNAKENQNESQCLNRTQNVKDNYIKNNILRNSNDYFILSKENTISRYFKIQKTNSCNDMEKLIQEEKQKHLTLKEKLSKPKSNKENIIFLLKTDQDITVEEMAKRNQLDQMKNSDLSDWLKKHSISHNTHGKKTELINKILSHIKNTQILQQYRI, from the exons atggaCGTTTGCAATATCAtgtatgaaagaaaagaacaatCGATTTTATATGCTTCATTTCCGCAAATAAATGATTTGTGTTGTGCAATTtgtgaaattgattttatcgaGGTTCGTGATTCATcagcaaaatcaaattttcactGGCAAACAATAAAATGTCG attacttattcatttaatttctgatattattgCTTCACCAGTAATGGGcacagaaaaatttatatttgttattgcgaataaaaaattttttgaaactggaaaattgctaaaaattttaaaaaattttaaattagtg tATCAAGGATTACGATCAGTtacaatagaattatataaaatttgtcttATATATACGATACAGACTAAAATAGCTCCTTTGTGGAATAAAGTTGGTGAATATTTAGTTCaaggaaaagatttttataactttatacaAGGAACCAGAGCACTGAAATTAGATATACTTATTGAAG aaaagaatatatctataaaacttcatacagaaataattaaaattccatatttAAAACTTGAAGATTATTTTCCGTCATCTGTTATATCTCAATTTTTAGCAGATCCTAAaggatatattgatttatctcATTATAATCCTCcatttgtatatgtattacCAAG cacaaaaaaaggaaaattattatctgtaTCTAAAGAACTTCCAGCAAGATgtgtttttaaagattatgatCAATTACGTAGACATTGGAAAAATatg tATGGATAttctttatctaaaaataaaaatgaaattttattttatgaaattaaatttttgattcctaaatctaatattttcatatatcctAATATATGTATAGCAAGTGGACCATtagaaattattccaaataaagataaaaaatctacaattacatattttttagctGATATGCTTATGAAATTACCTACAGTTTGTGGtaaacaattacaaatatcGGAATATACTCCATTTATTCCA aaatctttaaatataaatttatcatctaatgtattattaaaagacaaaaaattgGATACATATcttaaagaaaaggaaaacatTACCtcacaatttgaattttctaataaatatgcagatagattaacaaaaaatacaaatgttgAAACATCTTTAACTACACAATTAACTAAAATCCATCaacttaataatatacaatttcatgaaaatataaaaattgatttaattaacaaaaatgcaaaagaaaatcaaaatg AAAGCCAATGTTTAAACAGAACACAAAatgtaaaagataattatattaagaataatattttaagaaattcaaatgattatttcattctatCAAAGGAGAATAcaatttcaagatattttaaaattcaaaagacaAACTCTTGTAATGATATGgaaaaa ttaatacaagaagaaaaacaaaaacatttaacattaaaagaaaaactatcaaaacctaaatctaataaagaaaatattatatttttattaaaaaca gatCAAGATATTACAGTAGAAGAAATGgcaaaaagaaatcaattagATCAGATGAAGAATAGTGATTTAAGTGACTggttaaaaaaacattcaatttcACATAATACTCATGGAAAAAAAACtgaacttattaataaaatattatctcataTAAAAAACACACAAATATTGCAACAAtatcgtatttaa